The DNA region ttgCTTGCTATTGCTGCCAACACATCTTCCAATTATGTACCTCTCTTCTCCTCTTTCTTCAGGCTATACGCCATGAGAAGAAAAGCACTACTCGACACtggaaaataaatagaataaaaagcCTTCTTCCTTTTGGTTGGGTTCTTCTTCACATCACAACTTGCTAAAGTTAATTTCTTCAGAGGCCACTGGCATTCGGATCTCAGTTAACTTACATTAAATTTTGGCCACCTAGTTTTCTCTTTTAGATGGGGAGTGACTTCAAGGGGTGGTGACTTGATCACATGCATTTATGGCTTCACTTAATTCATATCATTACTACACAAACACCTCCTTGCTCATCATACTTCTTCTCCATAATTTGTTCTCTCTATCTCTAGCTTCTGCCTCCAATCACCCTCAGCCTGCAATTTCTACAAGGGTAAGCTTTAATCTAAGCCATGTTTATTTCCCTTGATCTTTTTCCCATAACCGCTTAAACTGTGTATATAATACATGGTCAAATATAATAAGGGTAtgtagaaaaattaattaatttggtttGTTTGTTATGTGCAGGAACTGTTATTTGAGGAGAAAAACAGGCTAGGTTCAATTCCTCCTAGCTGTCATAACAAGTGCAATGATTGCCATCCATGCATGGCAGTTCAAGTGCCAACTTTGCCAAGCCATGACTCTAACCCTCCAGATCTTACCAAAACTGCAGCCATGGCAACTTTTCTTAACCCTTCTTCTCCGCAAGGCAACAGGTACTCCAATTACAAGCCATTGGGATGGAAATGCCATTGTGGTGACCACTTCTTCAACCCgtaattataaatttgtaaaatggccctcttattttttttgttggttaaattttaatatttgtggCTTAGGGATCAGCTAGGGTAACAGATTTGCGTCAGCATGGATCCTATACATTGGAGCTTGATACACTTGTACATAGTTTGTTAGACCTCATGATTTCcaactttattatattgttacaTCTAAATTTTGAGAAAGTTAT from Glycine soja cultivar W05 chromosome 8, ASM419377v2, whole genome shotgun sequence includes:
- the LOC114421306 gene encoding EPIDERMAL PATTERNING FACTOR-like protein 1, whose protein sequence is MASLNSYHYYTNTSLLIILLLHNLFSLSLASASNHPQPAISTRELLFEEKNRLGSIPPSCHNKCNDCHPCMAVQVPTLPSHDSNPPDLTKTAAMATFLNPSSPQGNRYSNYKPLGWKCHCGDHFFNP